In the genome of Streptomyces sp. V2I9, one region contains:
- a CDS encoding ABC transporter ATP-binding protein/permease, translating to MMLHPELLRAARTARRPLCLATALLAALTITHLAQAVLLALVLSRIAGGAPDALAPLLAAVIAVVLARAALGRAQRLTAVAAGATVRVRLRDTLLLRLGALGPTAVTGARAGAVRATLVDGVEGVDAYISRYLPQALITCAVPPLLLVAVALVEPYAALALGLALLLALFGPRWWDRLLARRGKEHWDSYEALAADYLEALQGMPALRAAGAVGRVRERLERRSAALHRSTVAKLRVSLIDTGLTDLAVQGGTVAAVLVACSSAATGRTAATGTYLLLLLASECFRPVRDLSREWHAGYLGVSAADGIATLRTAEPAVPDRGSTVAVWADAPEIRFENVRFTHPGSDRPALDGVSFTAAPGRTTAVVGPSGAGKSTLLSLLLRQRDPDSGHLTVAGTDTTAYTLDSLRRGIAVVSQETYLFHATIAENLRIARPAATDGQLRAAARAAGIDEEITRLPDGYATLVGERGATLSGGQRQRVALARALLADAPVLILDEATSAVDERGQSRIVRELAAAGRGRTCVVVAHRLDAVRHADHIVVLDAGRVAATGDHTALLAGGGVYASLVAAGRTAQEDHAA from the coding sequence ATGATGCTCCACCCCGAACTCCTCCGTGCCGCGAGGACCGCGCGCCGCCCCCTCTGTCTCGCCACCGCGCTGCTCGCGGCGCTCACCATCACGCACCTGGCCCAGGCCGTCCTGCTCGCCCTCGTGCTCTCCCGGATCGCCGGGGGAGCACCGGACGCCCTGGCCCCGCTGCTCGCGGCCGTCATCGCCGTCGTCCTGGCCCGTGCCGCCCTCGGCCGGGCTCAGCGGCTGACCGCCGTCGCGGCGGGCGCCACCGTACGGGTGCGGCTTCGCGACACCCTGCTGCTGCGGCTCGGCGCACTCGGCCCCACCGCCGTCACCGGTGCGCGGGCCGGAGCCGTACGGGCCACGCTGGTCGACGGCGTCGAGGGCGTCGACGCGTACATCTCGCGCTATCTGCCCCAGGCGCTCATCACCTGCGCGGTTCCGCCGCTGCTGCTCGTCGCCGTCGCCCTCGTCGAACCGTACGCGGCCCTCGCCCTCGGCCTCGCCCTGCTGCTCGCCCTGTTCGGACCGCGCTGGTGGGACCGCCTCCTCGCACGGCGCGGCAAGGAGCACTGGGACTCCTACGAGGCCCTCGCCGCCGACTACCTGGAAGCTCTCCAGGGGATGCCGGCCCTGCGAGCCGCCGGCGCGGTGGGGCGCGTACGGGAGCGGCTGGAGCGGCGGTCGGCCGCCCTGCACCGGAGCACCGTCGCCAAACTGCGGGTCTCCCTCATCGACACCGGCCTCACCGACCTGGCCGTCCAGGGCGGTACGGTCGCCGCCGTCCTCGTGGCCTGCTCCTCGGCGGCCACCGGACGTACCGCCGCCACCGGCACCTACCTCCTGCTCCTCCTCGCCTCCGAGTGCTTCCGGCCCGTCCGCGACCTCTCACGCGAGTGGCACGCCGGCTACCTCGGGGTTTCCGCCGCCGACGGGATCGCCACCCTGCGCACCGCCGAACCCGCCGTGCCGGACCGGGGGAGCACGGTCGCGGTCTGGGCGGACGCCCCCGAAATCCGTTTCGAGAACGTGCGCTTCACCCATCCGGGGAGCGACCGGCCCGCGCTCGACGGCGTCAGCTTCACCGCCGCCCCCGGACGCACCACCGCCGTCGTCGGCCCGTCCGGGGCCGGGAAGTCGACCCTGCTGAGCCTGCTGCTGCGGCAGCGCGACCCCGACAGCGGCCACCTCACCGTCGCCGGGACCGACACCACCGCCTACACCCTCGACTCGCTGCGCCGGGGCATCGCCGTGGTCTCGCAGGAGACCTACCTCTTCCACGCCACCATCGCGGAGAACCTCCGCATCGCCCGTCCCGCCGCCACCGACGGACAACTGCGCGCCGCCGCCCGTGCCGCGGGGATCGACGAGGAGATCACCCGGCTCCCGGACGGGTACGCCACCCTCGTCGGCGAACGCGGCGCCACACTCTCCGGTGGGCAGCGCCAACGCGTCGCCCTCGCACGGGCGTTGCTGGCCGACGCCCCCGTCCTGATCCTGGACGAGGCCACCAGCGCGGTCGACGAGCGAGGCCAGTCACGCATCGTCCGCGAGCTTGCGGCGGCGGGCCGTGGCCGCACCTGCGTCGTCGTCGCCCACCGCCTCGACGCCGTACGCCACGCCGACCACATCGTCGTCCTCGACGCCGGGCGCGTCGCCGCTACGGGGGACCACACGGCCCTGCTCGCGGGCGGCGGCGTGTACGCCTCGCTCGTCGCGGCCGGCCGCACCGCACAGGAAGACCACGCCGCATGA
- a CDS encoding nitroreductase, translated as MPDTPDRAVAPAHEPCAQQPDVFAAETRTTPPPATPAATAPDVLRRALADARSPRVPALSPYVPEHPFPWNGRSGLPLSDGGVRRRAETGTARRRTGTGRPVPRASTGPAGTGPVSGPGVSGGGAGAAASDVGSVRAVPGVSGVSGGTVAPGAAHVPAAPIDLARTLRLSLAAPAGTPGRLRPVASAGALHPVRAHLLTGPGCSLPPGRYAYDPRAHRAHPRGPAPDDVPPGALLVLTVTASRTVAHYGHRAWPLLLLDAGHAAAALTQAGSPAADVLVSFDADGPLLSAAAGLPRASCRPEVWPGSEPELPLAAVWFTPPGTAVDSVDPLSGWAAWPGAGAPPPPPGAATAPSGELAATHSLLRHLAEAPGLPAGTWHPSSRPAGVTDDVLEARRSAAPDELRHPPERGLLARVLATARTACPAGPDWTLAVGGDTPALHAVAPGRPGLHVRARGDARPTLAHWAARQRWIGASGAVLLAHGCPEDAPPAVIRHSHLAAGYAVGVAQILATALGLRSRPVGSWQQADLGAALGDAPGRDWIVHGLALGGVRRPS; from the coding sequence ATGCCCGATACGCCGGACCGAGCCGTCGCGCCCGCACACGAGCCGTGCGCGCAGCAGCCGGACGTCTTCGCCGCCGAGACGAGGACCACGCCGCCGCCCGCCACCCCCGCCGCGACGGCACCGGACGTCCTGCGCCGGGCGCTCGCGGACGCCCGGTCGCCGCGCGTCCCGGCCCTCTCCCCGTACGTTCCGGAGCACCCGTTTCCGTGGAACGGGCGCTCCGGGCTGCCGCTGTCCGACGGGGGCGTCCGGCGGCGGGCCGAGACGGGGACGGCCCGCCGCCGGACCGGCACCGGGAGGCCGGTGCCGCGAGCGAGTACCGGGCCCGCCGGGACCGGGCCGGTCAGCGGGCCCGGCGTCTCCGGGGGAGGCGCCGGGGCGGCCGCGTCGGACGTGGGTTCCGTCCGCGCTGTTCCCGGCGTCTCCGGCGTCTCCGGCGGGACGGTCGCGCCCGGCGCCGCTCACGTACCCGCCGCCCCGATCGACCTCGCCCGCACGCTGCGGCTCTCGCTCGCCGCGCCCGCCGGGACGCCCGGCAGGCTGCGCCCCGTCGCCTCGGCGGGCGCCCTGCACCCCGTGCGCGCCCACCTGCTCACCGGACCGGGGTGTTCACTGCCGCCCGGACGTTACGCCTACGACCCGCGGGCCCACCGGGCCCATCCACGTGGCCCCGCCCCCGACGATGTGCCCCCGGGCGCTCTCCTCGTCCTGACCGTGACCGCGTCCCGCACCGTCGCCCACTATGGCCACCGCGCCTGGCCGCTGCTGCTGCTCGATGCGGGTCATGCCGCCGCCGCGCTCACGCAGGCCGGGTCCCCGGCCGCCGACGTGCTGGTCTCCTTCGACGCGGACGGCCCCCTGCTGTCCGCCGCCGCGGGGCTGCCCCGCGCCTCGTGCCGACCGGAGGTGTGGCCCGGCTCCGAGCCCGAACTGCCGCTCGCGGCCGTGTGGTTCACACCGCCAGGCACCGCCGTGGACTCCGTCGATCCGCTGAGCGGCTGGGCCGCCTGGCCCGGCGCCGGGGCTCCCCCGCCACCGCCCGGAGCAGCGACCGCGCCGTCTGGCGAACTCGCGGCCACGCACAGCCTGTTGCGCCACCTCGCGGAAGCCCCCGGCCTCCCCGCCGGGACGTGGCACCCGTCCTCCCGCCCGGCAGGGGTGACCGACGACGTCCTGGAGGCGCGCCGGAGCGCCGCGCCCGACGAGCTGCGCCACCCGCCCGAGAGGGGCCTGCTGGCCCGAGTCCTGGCGACCGCCCGCACGGCCTGCCCGGCAGGGCCGGACTGGACCCTGGCGGTCGGCGGCGACACCCCGGCCCTCCACGCGGTGGCTCCGGGGCGGCCGGGCCTCCACGTCCGCGCCCGCGGTGACGCGCGTCCCACCCTCGCCCACTGGGCGGCGCGCCAACGGTGGATCGGCGCGTCGGGCGCCGTCCTGCTCGCTCACGGCTGCCCCGAGGACGCCCCGCCCGCCGTGATCCGCCACAGCCATCTCGCCGCCGGGTACGCGGTCGGCGTGGCCCAGATCCTCGCCACCGCCCTGGGGTTGCGCTCCCGCCCCGTCGGCTCCTGGCAACAGGCGGACCTGGGCGCGGCGTTGGGTGACGCCCCCGGACGCGACTGGATCGTGCACGGCCTCGCCCTGGGGGGTGTCCGACGACCGTCATGA
- a CDS encoding YcaO-like family protein: MTSVLPIEALVDPVSGILRGVAPVEHPSGAPPRYTAMTADVADARRLGAWPADRVSLGTTFGDPAGAWIAAVAEGVERYCGNRVPPPGHPREPRRATAAELAAEGHRVYGPGALPAYAPWQYGRAGFPYAEFTPDTPALWTRATENGRPCWVPVALTYLNWRQGAWRSLPRTHHLNYAGIATGQGLDDAVERGLLEVVERDALELWWHLDGPTRGIDPASVPGLTEDLAGCGLDAYIVELPSEFAPCAAALVHDPERGVYAAGFACRYDPAEAARKAVLEAVHTWVFTQGAVDADGWVYRAIDAGMLARGLYLDHRADRRYLDDCGAEFAAVRDLGAHVQVWLDDRMAPLARRFTEPAFGVGPVSAVEPGSRAALDAALAAGGHRVITADLTTEDVAETSLRVARVLVSGLVPNAPAAFGYFGCPRFAQAALDRGWRSRPPTGPQDFTLAPPPHM, encoded by the coding sequence TTGACCAGCGTCCTGCCCATCGAAGCCCTCGTCGATCCCGTCAGCGGAATCCTCCGGGGCGTCGCACCCGTCGAGCACCCCTCCGGGGCCCCGCCCCGCTACACCGCGATGACTGCCGACGTCGCCGACGCCCGCCGCCTCGGCGCCTGGCCGGCCGACCGCGTGTCGCTCGGCACGACGTTCGGCGACCCCGCAGGTGCGTGGATCGCCGCCGTGGCGGAGGGGGTGGAGCGCTACTGCGGCAACCGCGTCCCGCCGCCCGGCCACCCCCGCGAACCCCGGCGTGCCACCGCTGCCGAACTGGCCGCCGAGGGCCACCGCGTCTACGGCCCCGGCGCCCTGCCCGCGTACGCCCCCTGGCAGTACGGCCGCGCCGGTTTCCCGTACGCCGAATTCACCCCGGACACACCGGCACTGTGGACCCGTGCCACCGAGAACGGACGTCCCTGCTGGGTCCCGGTGGCGCTGACATACCTCAACTGGCGTCAGGGCGCATGGCGTTCACTGCCCCGCACCCATCACCTCAACTACGCGGGCATCGCCACCGGACAGGGGCTCGACGACGCCGTCGAGCGCGGACTCCTCGAAGTCGTCGAGCGCGACGCACTGGAGCTGTGGTGGCACCTGGACGGGCCCACCCGTGGCATCGACCCTGCCTCCGTCCCCGGACTCACCGAGGACCTGGCGGGCTGTGGTCTCGACGCGTACATCGTGGAGCTGCCCTCCGAGTTCGCGCCCTGTGCGGCGGCCCTCGTACACGATCCCGAACGCGGCGTGTACGCGGCCGGGTTCGCCTGCCGGTACGACCCGGCGGAGGCCGCCCGCAAGGCCGTCCTGGAGGCGGTGCACACGTGGGTGTTCACCCAGGGTGCGGTGGACGCCGACGGTTGGGTGTACCGGGCGATCGACGCCGGCATGCTCGCCCGCGGTCTCTACCTCGACCACCGGGCCGACCGGCGGTATCTCGACGACTGCGGGGCCGAGTTCGCCGCCGTACGGGATCTGGGCGCACATGTCCAGGTCTGGCTGGACGACCGCATGGCCCCGCTCGCCCGCCGCTTCACCGAGCCCGCGTTCGGGGTCGGCCCGGTCTCCGCGGTCGAACCCGGCAGCCGCGCCGCCCTCGACGCGGCGCTCGCCGCCGGAGGGCACCGGGTGATCACGGCGGACCTCACCACGGAGGACGTCGCGGAGACCTCGCTGCGCGTCGCCCGCGTCCTCGTCTCCGGCCTCGTGCCCAACGCCCCGGCCGCCTTCGGCTACTTCGGCTGCCCCCGCTTCGCGCAAGCGGCGCTCGACCGGGGCTGGCGTTCCCGACCGCCCACGGGGCCACAGGACTTCACCCTCGCCCCGCCGCCGCACATGTGA